A region from the Thermomicrobiales bacterium genome encodes:
- the aroA gene encoding 3-phosphoshikimate 1-carboxyvinyltransferase — MPVETVPHDAFTFTPIDRPVDGTVTVPGSKSITNRVLPIAALARGTSLLTGALFSDDTRYMAESLNRLGIRVESDEAANSFTVTGGNGTFPAASADLFIGNSGTSVRFLTAVLTLGHGEFRIDGIPRMRQRPIQPLITALNDLGSNVRSEADSGCPPVLVAASGLPGGAVTVPGDKSSQYFSALLIAAPYARAGVEILVEGDLVSKPYMPMTASTMRAFGVEVELDEIGWKRFAVAPGQHYQARNYHIEPDASNASYFFAAAAVTGGRVRVDGLGKHSTQGDLNFVRVLEAMGASVTIADDYTEVIGPPIGQLRGVDLDLNAISDTAQTLAAIAPFAEGPTTFRGVEHARLKETDRVAALATELRKLGQQVEERPDGLTIVPQPIVPADIETYDDHRMAMSFGIATLRAPGIRILDPGCTAKTFPDFFERLTALAAG; from the coding sequence ATGCCGGTCGAGACCGTTCCGCACGACGCCTTCACGTTCACTCCGATCGACCGGCCGGTCGACGGAACGGTCACCGTGCCTGGCAGCAAGAGCATCACCAATCGGGTGCTCCCGATTGCCGCTCTGGCGCGCGGAACCAGTCTGCTCACCGGGGCGCTCTTCAGCGATGACACCCGCTACATGGCGGAATCGCTGAACCGGCTCGGCATCCGTGTGGAATCGGACGAGGCGGCCAATTCGTTCACAGTCACTGGCGGCAACGGAACCTTCCCCGCCGCCAGTGCCGATCTTTTCATCGGCAATTCCGGCACCTCGGTCCGCTTTCTGACCGCGGTGCTTACCCTCGGGCATGGCGAATTCCGCATCGACGGGATCCCGCGCATGCGCCAGCGCCCGATCCAGCCACTCATCACGGCGCTCAACGATCTCGGCAGCAACGTGCGCAGCGAAGCCGACAGCGGCTGTCCTCCAGTTCTTGTTGCTGCAAGCGGCCTGCCTGGCGGCGCCGTAACCGTCCCCGGCGACAAGAGTAGCCAGTACTTTTCGGCGCTTCTGATCGCCGCGCCGTATGCGCGGGCAGGAGTCGAAATCCTCGTCGAAGGCGATCTCGTCTCCAAACCCTATATGCCGATGACCGCCAGCACGATGCGCGCCTTTGGCGTCGAGGTCGAGCTGGACGAGATCGGGTGGAAACGCTTTGCCGTCGCACCCGGCCAGCATTACCAAGCACGGAATTATCACATCGAACCGGACGCCTCGAACGCCAGCTACTTCTTCGCCGCCGCGGCGGTCACCGGCGGCCGGGTGCGGGTCGACGGTCTCGGAAAACACTCGACGCAAGGCGATTTGAACTTCGTGCGCGTGCTGGAAGCAATGGGCGCTTCGGTTACGATCGCCGATGACTACACCGAGGTCATCGGGCCGCCCATCGGTCAACTGCGCGGAGTCGATCTCGACCTGAACGCGATCTCGGACACCGCCCAAACCCTCGCCGCGATCGCGCCCTTTGCAGAAGGTCCCACCACCTTCCGCGGGGTCGAGCATGCACGGCTCAAGGAGACCGACCGCGTGGCCGCGCTCGCCACCGAGCTGCGCAAGCTCGGCCAGCAGGTGGAGGAGCGCCCGGACGGCTTGACGATCGTTCCCCAGCCGATCGTGCCCGCCGATATAGAGACCTACGACGACCATCGCATG
- a CDS encoding aminopeptidase: MTNPMMKKWAQALVRFSAPVKKGDSVLITGGVEAEPLLRAIYADVVEVGGHPVMVPLFTGVQASLLNNGSDEQLTWISPIERFTREVADVTIVVLADSNTRSLSAVDPARQAVFQGARRELFKTYMQRDADGSLVWTLTQYPTNAFAQDAEMSTEDFANFVFAACMLDQDDPVAAWNAQARKQQILVDWLTGKKEVRLTGPGTDLTVDVTGRKWINADGTKNFPDGEVFTGPVEQGTEGYVTFSMPAMHQGRAVEGIRLEFKGGKVVDATATKNEEFLIHQLDIDEGARYLGEFAFGTHFGIQQFTGQILFDEKIGGTVHMAVGAGYPETGNSNESAVHWDMICDLRKGGRVEVDGEPFLVDGKYLLWEK, from the coding sequence ATGACCAATCCAATGATGAAGAAATGGGCCCAGGCGCTGGTGCGCTTTTCCGCGCCGGTCAAAAAAGGCGATTCAGTACTGATCACCGGAGGTGTCGAAGCCGAGCCACTGCTGCGCGCAATCTATGCCGACGTCGTCGAAGTCGGTGGACACCCCGTTATGGTTCCGCTCTTCACCGGCGTGCAGGCATCGCTCCTGAACAACGGCTCGGACGAACAACTCACCTGGATCAGCCCGATCGAGCGGTTCACTCGCGAAGTGGCCGACGTCACCATCGTCGTGCTTGCCGACAGCAATACCCGCTCGCTGAGCGCTGTCGATCCTGCCCGCCAGGCGGTCTTCCAGGGCGCTCGCCGCGAGCTCTTCAAGACCTATATGCAACGCGATGCCGACGGATCACTCGTCTGGACGCTGACCCAATATCCGACCAATGCGTTCGCCCAGGACGCGGAGATGTCCACCGAGGACTTTGCCAACTTCGTCTTCGCGGCATGCATGCTCGATCAGGACGATCCCGTCGCCGCCTGGAACGCGCAAGCCAGGAAGCAGCAGATCCTGGTCGACTGGCTGACGGGCAAGAAAGAGGTTCGCCTCACTGGTCCCGGCACCGATCTGACGGTCGATGTGACCGGCCGCAAGTGGATCAACGCCGACGGCACCAAGAATTTCCCTGACGGCGAAGTCTTCACCGGTCCGGTCGAGCAGGGCACCGAGGGCTACGTCACCTTCAGCATGCCGGCCATGCATCAGGGACGCGCGGTCGAGGGAATTCGCCTCGAATTCAAGGGCGGCAAAGTGGTCGACGCCACCGCCACCAAGAACGAGGAATTCCTCATCCACCAACTCGACATCGACGAAGGCGCGCGCTATCTCGGCGAATTCGCCTTTGGCACCCATTTCGGCATCCAGCAGTTCACCGGCCAGATCCTCTTCGACGAAAAGATCGGCGGCACGGTGCATATGGCAGTCGGCGCGGGTTACCCGGAGACTGGAAACAGCAATGAGTCTGCGGTCCACTGGGACATGATCTGCGATCTTCGCAAAGGTGGCCGGGTGGAAGTCGATGGCGAGCCCTTCCTGGTCGACGGCAAGTACCTGCTCTGGGAGAAGTAA
- a CDS encoding gamma-glutamyltransferase family protein — MVATAQPLATAAGLEVLANGGNAVDAAIAAALVDAVTMPASCGVGGDLFAIVSKPAQGGGYAELVSVISSGISPRGASLEFMQERGELNGRVLAQTGPLSPSVPGFPAGIDALLQQFGSKPLTELSKAAIGHAADGFPITQKLSAMIKGERAFLERYPASAAVFLPGGKALGPGEMLRQPDLAATIDQIARESSTAFYQGSLAKRMTDWLGANGGALTAEDFDDHAAWVGAPLQSTYRGKTVYQTGLPTQGFVQLEAQNILDGFDMGAIGTDSALGVHLMVESLKRAFHDRHLYAADPNFVDVPMDKLLSAEWAAERRATIDPDQALFETKSTYLYPGDTTYLCAIDGDGLMISLIISVSGIWGSGVVAGDTGVLLNNRAGHCFSLDPAHPNLYAPGKKTMHTLNCYLIADADGTPLVVGGTPGGDSQTQWNLQCITAMLDEGQDVQAAVEVPRWSIWPATYPVDVGHPFRLVVEDQIGQDTIDGLRARGHDVVTCGPWGQSGSEMIIARDPDTGVLVGGCDPRSEGIAAGI; from the coding sequence ATGGTCGCTACGGCGCAACCCCTTGCCACCGCCGCGGGGCTCGAAGTCCTGGCGAATGGCGGGAATGCGGTCGATGCGGCAATTGCGGCGGCATTGGTCGACGCGGTGACCATGCCGGCCTCGTGCGGTGTCGGAGGCGATCTCTTCGCCATCGTCTCCAAACCGGCCCAAGGGGGCGGGTACGCAGAACTCGTCAGTGTCATCAGCTCGGGTATCAGCCCACGCGGCGCATCGCTCGAGTTCATGCAGGAACGGGGCGAACTGAACGGCCGCGTGCTCGCGCAGACCGGGCCGCTTTCGCCCTCGGTGCCCGGTTTCCCGGCAGGTATCGATGCCCTGTTGCAACAATTTGGCAGCAAGCCGCTGACCGAATTGAGCAAGGCCGCCATCGGGCACGCCGCAGACGGCTTCCCGATTACGCAAAAACTCTCGGCCATGATCAAGGGCGAGCGTGCGTTCCTGGAACGGTACCCGGCCTCGGCCGCCGTCTTCCTTCCCGGTGGCAAGGCGCTCGGCCCCGGCGAAATGTTGAGACAACCTGATCTCGCCGCCACCATCGACCAGATCGCGCGCGAATCGTCGACGGCGTTCTACCAGGGTTCACTTGCCAAGCGGATGACCGACTGGCTCGGCGCCAATGGAGGCGCTTTGACCGCCGAAGATTTCGACGACCATGCCGCCTGGGTGGGCGCCCCGCTGCAAAGCACCTATCGTGGCAAGACCGTCTACCAAACCGGGCTCCCCACTCAGGGCTTCGTCCAGCTCGAGGCGCAGAACATCCTCGACGGCTTCGACATGGGTGCTATTGGCACCGATTCGGCGCTCGGGGTGCATCTCATGGTCGAATCGCTCAAACGCGCGTTCCACGACCGCCATCTCTACGCCGCCGACCCGAACTTCGTCGATGTCCCGATGGACAAGCTCCTCTCAGCCGAATGGGCTGCCGAACGCCGCGCGACGATCGATCCGGACCAGGCACTGTTCGAAACGAAATCGACCTACCTCTACCCTGGTGACACCACTTATCTCTGCGCCATCGACGGCGACGGACTCATGATCTCGCTCATCATCTCGGTTTCCGGCATCTGGGGCAGCGGCGTCGTCGCCGGCGATACCGGTGTGCTGCTGAACAACCGCGCCGGGCACTGCTTTTCGCTCGATCCGGCGCACCCAAACCTGTACGCTCCGGGCAAGAAAACGATGCACACCCTCAACTGCTATCTGATTGCCGATGCAGACGGCACGCCGCTCGTTGTCGGGGGCACCCCCGGCGGCGACAGCCAGACGCAGTGGAACCTGCAGTGCATTACCGCCATGTTGGATGAAGGTCAGGACGTGCAAGCCGCGGTGGAAGTCCCGCGCTGGTCGATCTGGCCGGCGACCTATCCGGTCGATGTTGGGCATCCCTTCCGCCTGGTCGTGGAGGACCAGATCGGCCAGGACACTATCGACGGCCTGCGCGCCCGTGGGCACGACGTGGTCACCTGCGGTCCCTGGGGGCAGAGCGGCAGCGAAATGATCATCGCCCGCGATCCCGACACCGGAGTTCTCGTCGGCGGTTGCGACCCACGCAGCGAAGGTATCGCCGCGGGTATCTAG
- a CDS encoding dienelactone hydrolase family protein, with protein sequence MCHESITWPISGGAPTAAQREDIAREDTTLPVYVATPADGGKRAALVLVHDIYGPREFYRDMAGRLADEGYLTALPDLFVRQGELNDDAPATRFARMRALDKDLALEDVLATVRFLRDRHGGNGPVGLIGFCMGGTLAMLSAGAVGGPDAAISFYGFPARRDGWPMAPMDQADAVWAPLLLIVGDQDEAVGMDNMAAYEARLEAANKDYESITYSGVGHGFMTFDEQAETFPQASDAWTATLQFLDEQLGGNG encoded by the coding sequence ATGTGCCACGAATCGATTACCTGGCCGATCAGCGGCGGAGCTCCAACCGCAGCGCAACGAGAAGACATTGCCCGCGAAGACACGACGCTGCCGGTCTACGTCGCAACACCAGCGGATGGCGGCAAGAGAGCGGCGCTCGTGCTCGTTCATGACATCTACGGTCCGCGGGAGTTCTATCGCGATATGGCCGGACGGCTGGCGGACGAGGGGTATCTGACGGCGTTGCCAGATCTTTTCGTTCGTCAGGGTGAACTGAACGACGATGCGCCGGCCACACGGTTTGCCCGCATGCGCGCCCTCGACAAGGATCTGGCATTGGAAGACGTCCTGGCGACGGTCCGCTTTCTGCGTGACCGCCATGGAGGCAATGGCCCGGTCGGGTTGATCGGTTTCTGCATGGGAGGCACGTTGGCGATGCTTTCGGCCGGCGCGGTTGGCGGTCCGGATGCGGCGATCTCTTTCTACGGGTTCCCTGCCAGGCGAGACGGGTGGCCCATGGCGCCGATGGATCAGGCGGATGCGGTTTGGGCCCCCCTGCTCCTGATCGTGGGCGATCAGGACGAAGCGGTTGGCATGGACAACATGGCGGCCTACGAAGCCAGGCTCGAAGCGGCCAACAAGGACTACGAATCGATCACCTACAGCGGGGTCGGGCATGGATTCATGACCTTCGACGAGCAAGCCGAAACGTTCCCGCAGGCGTCCGACGCCTGGACGGCCACGCTGCAATTCCTCGATGAGCAGTTGGGTGGCAATGGCTAG
- a CDS encoding HD domain-containing protein, with amino-acid sequence MARYPLSPEMIEALGQLKELPRSGWLDRDIPAAEVESVADHSFGVALLAWLLAPDDLDRARVVELALLHDLAESAAGDATPYDRGFLGSLDPEMRRDWLNQRHIRGDAQQAAKHARETAAIETLAATLSLDRRDQLLADWAELSARSTPEARFVKEMDVLETYLQSRRYLERYPDAPMESFALEARELLGDDTTL; translated from the coding sequence ATGGCTAGATATCCGCTTTCGCCGGAGATGATCGAGGCGCTGGGCCAACTGAAAGAGCTGCCACGATCCGGCTGGCTCGACCGGGATATTCCGGCTGCGGAGGTCGAATCGGTCGCGGATCACTCGTTTGGGGTGGCGTTGCTGGCGTGGCTGCTCGCGCCGGACGATCTCGACCGGGCACGGGTGGTGGAACTGGCGTTGTTGCACGATCTGGCGGAATCGGCGGCCGGCGACGCGACTCCCTATGACCGCGGCTTCCTGGGCAGTCTCGACCCTGAAATGCGCCGCGACTGGTTGAACCAGCGGCATATTCGGGGTGATGCACAGCAGGCAGCCAAGCATGCCCGGGAAACCGCCGCCATCGAAACACTGGCCGCTACGCTGTCACTCGACCGCCGAGACCAGCTGCTGGCGGACTGGGCGGAGCTGAGCGCCCGTTCCACGCCGGAAGCGCGCTTCGTCAAAGAGATGGACGTGCTAGAGACCTATCTGCAATCGCGCCGCTACCTGGAGCGGTATCCTGACGCGCCGATGGAATCGTTTGCCCTCGAGGCGCGCGAACTGCTGGGTGACGACACCACCCTCTGA
- a CDS encoding pyridoxal-phosphate dependent enzyme encodes MTWTCDAVLIDRAGRNYPLDDARWRGDDGSPLHVSPLPGLDPSQIEREDRSIWRYRAAIPVDPAHRVSMGEGCTPLVEKHWSGVPVRFKLEWFNPTGSFKDRGVSVMLSHLAGQGAARVLEDSSGNGGAAVAAYAAAAGIAAKIIVPAATSPAKILQSRAYGADIELVGGTRDQVSDEAIRQSAEIPYASHNWHPMFLQGIKSIAYELWEDLAFAAPDNVVLVAGAGSLVLGCDMGFQELMTAGQIDRLPRLLVGQPEAWATIADTCHGIPVDACRARIPTIAEGASIARPVRLPEAVAAIRRSNGAAIGVSDDEIRVATRQLAALGLYAEPTSAVAAAALTRYLADGTIRAGESTAVVLTGSGLKSAEKMASVFA; translated from the coding sequence GTGACCTGGACATGCGACGCGGTGCTCATCGACCGCGCGGGACGGAACTATCCGCTGGACGATGCCCGTTGGCGTGGAGATGACGGCTCGCCGCTGCACGTGAGCCCGCTGCCGGGTCTCGATCCGAGCCAGATCGAGCGCGAAGACCGTTCCATCTGGCGCTATCGGGCGGCGATTCCGGTCGATCCAGCACACCGCGTCTCGATGGGCGAAGGGTGCACTCCGCTGGTCGAGAAGCACTGGAGCGGCGTTCCGGTTCGTTTCAAATTGGAGTGGTTCAACCCAACTGGCAGTTTCAAGGATCGGGGCGTGTCGGTGATGCTCTCGCACCTTGCCGGGCAGGGCGCGGCCCGTGTGCTGGAGGACAGTTCTGGCAATGGTGGCGCGGCGGTCGCTGCCTATGCCGCCGCGGCCGGGATCGCTGCCAAGATCATCGTGCCAGCGGCAACCTCGCCAGCGAAGATCCTGCAATCGCGCGCCTACGGGGCTGACATCGAACTGGTGGGAGGCACGCGCGATCAGGTCTCGGACGAGGCGATCCGGCAGTCGGCCGAGATTCCCTATGCCAGTCACAACTGGCATCCGATGTTCTTGCAAGGCATCAAGTCGATCGCGTACGAGCTTTGGGAGGATCTCGCATTCGCCGCGCCGGACAATGTCGTGCTGGTCGCCGGAGCGGGAAGCCTGGTGCTGGGATGCGACATGGGGTTCCAGGAACTGATGACGGCTGGCCAGATCGACCGGTTGCCGCGTTTGCTGGTTGGGCAGCCGGAAGCATGGGCGACGATTGCCGACACGTGTCATGGAATTCCGGTCGACGCATGCCGCGCGCGTATCCCGACGATCGCCGAAGGCGCCTCGATTGCGCGTCCAGTTCGCTTGCCGGAAGCGGTGGCGGCGATCCGCCGGTCGAACGGCGCCGCTATTGGTGTCTCAGACGATGAGATTCGCGTTGCGACGCGGCAGCTTGCCGCGCTTGGGCTCTATGCGGAGCCGACCAGCGCGGTCGCCGCGGCGGCGCTGACCCGCTACCTCGCCGACGGTACGATCCGCGCGGGTGAATCGACCGCGGTGGTGCTCACTGGTTCGGGACTGAAATCGGCGGAGAAGATGGCCAGTGTCTTCGCCTGA
- a CDS encoding post-COAP-1 domain-containing protein — protein MSTISTNRRTLVLSGAAALAAVGLMPRNGVAARVIQSGGGIAGGGSVTTDSEGPGEFSVFGSQFSVEGSDTPIFFGSLSYLDVTASMTIESISITAYGPLEGAEATTRQMTGTCSVNNKGVHPFDVTLVDGGPIGTGSDSFQLAVGNDGEAEVTDPFYLVQSTVQSGNLQLIDFVFEDDADASATPAG, from the coding sequence ATGTCTACGATTTCGACCAATCGCCGAACGCTGGTTCTCTCCGGGGCTGCTGCCTTGGCGGCCGTTGGATTGATGCCGCGTAACGGCGTGGCCGCGCGCGTGATTCAGTCTGGCGGCGGAATCGCCGGAGGAGGCTCGGTCACGACGGACAGCGAAGGGCCGGGAGAGTTCTCGGTGTTCGGTTCGCAATTCTCCGTCGAGGGAAGCGACACACCGATCTTCTTCGGATCGCTCAGCTATCTCGATGTCACCGCCTCCATGACGATCGAAAGCATCTCGATCACCGCCTACGGTCCGCTGGAAGGCGCGGAAGCGACCACCCGCCAGATGACCGGCACCTGCTCGGTCAACAACAAAGGTGTCCACCCCTTCGATGTCACGCTCGTCGATGGCGGTCCTATTGGCACCGGCTCCGACTCGTTCCAGCTTGCAGTTGGCAACGACGGCGAAGCCGAAGTCACCGATCCGTTCTATCTCGTCCAGTCGACCGTGCAATCGGGCAATCTGCAGTTGATCGATTTTGTCTTCGAGGACGACGCCGACGCCAGCGCGACACCGGCAGGCTGA
- a CDS encoding AAA family ATPase, protein MIGRIDELDALIRALERTQSGRGSVALIGGEAGIGKTTLAGELRSAAESRGIAVLWGRTPEAAWAGPYAPWIEALDGFDGGSAALFQSPDDLSPDDRQAHVHDRVLRHLLAAIRRAPALLVLEDLHWAQPASLDLLRHVAFGATHSGLLITGTYRSGAAAPHLPLGKMLGQLRREADVLDITLGGLDRDQLERLLPDATSGQIDRVLAETNGNPLFALAAGEMLASEPPSAQHPGSDDSGVPLALRQAIGQRIDALTEPTQRVLATGAIFEDGFDVATLAALIDLPDDEIIEACDEATVQGFLQPGRGLDEIVFAHAIVRQAVLANWQPARLVRERRRIAEFLAEDPRGNQPGEIASLYHRSRSLPGAAAGVPFALEAADDARDAGSHGQAATFLQFALDLSDLDDIRRDELLRGLALAQAESLQIEPALATAWQAIAAMERANVDPDEIADFSASIAVALKHRAGATPDQWTPLVQLGLERVRTQRGLGWARLSFVLEPVEPISRSGIRAGSWTGYDPEAIAIARAKGSEEDKARSFESFDSRTRSETDALLSLGRGFRNPYARMHALTVVGNDLQYRHGAFRDALRVWNEIEALAERHGAVAWQAQALNQRALIEIALGELRRSRATERRANDLLTRLGPGRRPELFSMEMATARACYLGGDFDRLSAFWIAFADDPALGPGEAASLLGPFFAAVGAFAATEAGLPDRARATMTALTPLLERMPLDAPNHNGSVAFAALAIWNLRDRESAPRYRRLLSRMVENGIQDYPQTSLALSQARMNALLDRSEEAEAAFALARAQLEASGQVPLAAIASYDQGAWLSERDRHDLERALALVSAAHAEFERLAMPYWQERAASLQAAIQQRLGPATYPAGITEREMEVLKLAVQGHSDKEISDLLFISPRTVNAHMRNMFAKTGSANRTELSVWAVGQGIVSK, encoded by the coding sequence ATGATCGGACGCATTGACGAACTCGACGCGCTCATTCGCGCGCTCGAACGCACCCAGTCCGGTCGTGGCTCCGTTGCGCTCATCGGAGGAGAAGCCGGGATCGGCAAGACCACCCTGGCTGGCGAGCTGCGTTCCGCGGCCGAATCCCGCGGCATTGCCGTGCTGTGGGGACGCACCCCGGAAGCCGCATGGGCCGGACCCTATGCCCCCTGGATCGAGGCCCTGGATGGGTTCGACGGCGGAAGCGCGGCGCTCTTCCAGTCACCCGACGACTTGTCTCCGGACGACCGTCAGGCACACGTCCACGACCGCGTGCTGCGGCATCTTCTCGCCGCGATCCGCCGAGCGCCCGCGCTGCTGGTGCTCGAAGACCTCCACTGGGCCCAACCAGCCAGTCTGGATCTCCTGCGGCATGTCGCGTTCGGCGCCACACACAGTGGCCTGCTCATCACCGGCACCTATCGATCCGGTGCGGCTGCGCCTCACCTGCCCCTTGGCAAGATGCTCGGCCAGTTGCGCCGCGAAGCAGACGTGCTCGACATTACCTTGGGCGGTCTCGACCGTGATCAGCTCGAACGGCTCCTTCCGGACGCAACGTCCGGTCAAATCGACCGTGTGTTGGCCGAAACCAATGGCAATCCGCTGTTCGCGCTCGCCGCCGGGGAAATGCTGGCCAGCGAACCGCCATCGGCGCAGCACCCAGGATCAGACGACTCCGGTGTCCCGCTTGCACTGCGGCAGGCAATCGGCCAGCGAATCGATGCTCTGACCGAACCAACCCAACGCGTGCTGGCCACCGGCGCGATCTTTGAGGATGGATTCGATGTCGCAACGCTGGCCGCTCTGATCGATCTTCCGGACGACGAGATCATCGAAGCGTGCGACGAGGCCACCGTGCAGGGCTTCCTGCAGCCGGGGCGAGGGCTCGACGAGATCGTGTTCGCCCATGCCATCGTGCGGCAAGCGGTACTGGCCAATTGGCAACCAGCGCGCCTGGTGCGCGAGCGGCGGCGCATCGCCGAATTCCTCGCCGAAGACCCGCGCGGCAACCAGCCAGGCGAGATCGCTTCGCTCTACCACCGCTCCAGATCGCTTCCCGGCGCGGCTGCCGGTGTGCCGTTCGCGCTCGAAGCGGCCGACGACGCGCGCGATGCCGGCTCGCACGGGCAAGCGGCCACGTTCCTGCAATTCGCGCTCGATCTCAGCGACCTCGACGACATCCGCCGGGACGAGCTTCTCCGCGGATTGGCGCTCGCGCAAGCCGAATCGCTGCAGATCGAACCCGCGCTCGCAACGGCCTGGCAGGCGATTGCGGCCATGGAACGCGCAAATGTCGACCCTGACGAAATCGCCGACTTCTCGGCCTCGATCGCCGTCGCGCTCAAGCACCGCGCCGGGGCAACCCCGGACCAATGGACCCCGCTGGTGCAACTTGGCCTCGAACGCGTGCGAACCCAGCGCGGTCTCGGCTGGGCGCGCCTCTCGTTCGTGCTCGAGCCAGTCGAACCGATCTCCCGCAGTGGTATTCGTGCGGGAAGCTGGACGGGATACGACCCGGAAGCCATCGCCATTGCGCGCGCCAAGGGTTCCGAAGAAGACAAGGCCCGCTCTTTCGAATCGTTCGACAGCCGCACACGTTCCGAGACCGACGCGCTTCTTTCCCTTGGGCGCGGATTCCGCAATCCCTATGCCCGCATGCACGCGCTCACCGTGGTCGGCAACGACCTGCAATATCGTCATGGAGCGTTTCGGGATGCGTTACGCGTCTGGAACGAGATCGAAGCCTTGGCTGAGCGGCACGGAGCCGTCGCCTGGCAAGCGCAAGCGCTCAATCAGCGCGCCCTCATCGAGATCGCGCTCGGCGAGCTGCGCCGGTCCCGTGCGACCGAGCGGAGAGCCAACGACCTCCTCACACGTCTGGGGCCTGGACGACGTCCGGAGCTCTTCTCGATGGAGATGGCGACCGCGCGCGCCTGCTATCTCGGAGGCGATTTCGATCGGCTGAGCGCGTTCTGGATCGCATTCGCCGACGATCCCGCGCTCGGACCGGGTGAAGCAGCGTCGCTGCTTGGCCCCTTTTTCGCCGCGGTGGGAGCATTTGCAGCTACGGAAGCCGGACTACCCGATCGCGCCCGGGCAACGATGACCGCGCTGACACCGTTGCTGGAGCGGATGCCGCTCGACGCGCCCAACCACAACGGATCGGTCGCGTTTGCAGCGTTGGCGATCTGGAACCTGAGAGACCGTGAATCGGCCCCGCGCTACCGGCGGCTCTTGAGCCGCATGGTCGAGAATGGCATTCAGGACTACCCGCAGACCTCCCTGGCGCTGAGCCAGGCGCGCATGAACGCGCTCCTCGATCGATCCGAAGAAGCCGAGGCCGCGTTTGCGCTCGCCCGCGCGCAGTTGGAAGCCTCGGGGCAAGTCCCGCTTGCCGCCATCGCCAGCTACGATCAGGGCGCCTGGCTGTCCGAGCGCGACCGGCACGACCTCGAGCGCGCGCTTGCGCTTGTTAGCGCCGCGCATGCGGAGTTCGAACGGCTGGCAATGCCCTACTGGCAGGAGCGCGCCGCGAGCTTGCAAGCAGCGATTCAGCAGAGATTGGGGCCGGCGACCTACCCCGCCGGTATCACCGAGCGCGAGATGGAAGTGCTCAAACTGGCGGTGCAGGGTCACTCAGACAAAGAGATCAGCGACCTGCTGTTCATCTCGCCGCGCACGGTCAATGCTCACATGCGCAACATGTTCGCCAAGACCGGATCGGCCAACCGGACCGAGCTTTCGGTTTGGGCCGTCGGACAAGGCATCGTGTCGAAGTAG